From the Natrarchaeobaculum aegyptiacum genome, one window contains:
- a CDS encoding mandelate racemase/muconate lactonizing enzyme family protein — MSDDTRLRLEHRSFSLPLERPLETASGSIEHRDGFLVRVFDENAAESNRGEVSADSERVIGYGEATPLAGFTESRADCEAALERASDALPPSGPEAALEEVDQQPAARHAVTLALADWHASTSATPLYRYLGRGPMVARIPVNATVGDADPATTAADARTAADRGFETCKVKVGARSIEADVERLRQVRDAVGPNVELRVDANGAWTYDEALRAIEAFADLDVALVEQPLPPGALEGHAALRGHGVGIALDEGLLEHDLDDVCTAGAADAIVLKPMALGGIDVARRMAAWVSELGIEAIVTTTIDGVVARTGAVHLAAAIPNVAPSGLATADRLAADLARDPVLLEKGAAVVPQTKGLGVTGVWEDA, encoded by the coding sequence ATGAGCGACGACACCCGACTTCGACTCGAGCACAGATCGTTCTCGCTCCCGCTCGAGCGCCCGCTCGAGACGGCGAGTGGGTCGATCGAGCACCGTGACGGGTTCCTCGTACGCGTGTTCGACGAGAACGCGGCCGAGAGCAACCGTGGTGAGGTTTCCGCTGATTCGGAGCGGGTGATCGGCTACGGCGAGGCGACCCCGCTGGCCGGCTTCACGGAATCGCGTGCCGACTGTGAGGCCGCACTCGAGCGGGCGAGCGATGCCCTTCCGCCCAGCGGGCCCGAGGCCGCACTCGAGGAAGTCGACCAGCAGCCGGCCGCCAGACACGCGGTGACGCTCGCGCTCGCCGACTGGCACGCAAGCACGTCTGCGACGCCGCTGTATCGCTATCTCGGCCGGGGACCGATGGTGGCCCGGATTCCCGTCAACGCGACGGTCGGTGACGCGGACCCGGCGACGACCGCTGCTGACGCACGTACCGCGGCCGACCGCGGGTTCGAGACCTGCAAGGTGAAAGTCGGTGCGCGATCGATCGAGGCCGACGTCGAACGCTTGCGCCAGGTTCGCGACGCCGTCGGTCCGAACGTCGAACTGCGGGTCGACGCAAACGGTGCGTGGACCTACGACGAGGCCCTGCGCGCGATCGAGGCGTTCGCCGATCTCGATGTCGCACTCGTCGAACAGCCCCTCCCCCCGGGTGCACTCGAGGGTCACGCGGCTTTGCGCGGCCACGGGGTCGGGATCGCCCTCGACGAGGGGCTCCTCGAGCACGATCTCGACGACGTCTGTACCGCGGGTGCAGCCGACGCGATCGTGTTGAAGCCGATGGCCCTCGGCGGAATCGACGTCGCCCGCCGGATGGCCGCCTGGGTGAGCGAACTCGGGATCGAGGCGATCGTGACGACGACGATCGACGGCGTCGTTGCCCGGACGGGGGCCGTCCACCTCGCGGCTGCGATCCCGAACGTTGCGCCCAGTGGGCTGGCGACGGCCGACCGACTCGCGGCGGATCTCGCTCGCGATCCCGTCTTGCTCGAGAAGGGGGCCGCAGTCGTCCCGCAGACCAAGGGACTCGGCGTCACGGGGGTGTGGGAAGACGCATGA
- the gatC gene encoding Asp-tRNA(Asn)/Glu-tRNA(Gln) amidotransferase subunit GatC: MSDDAVSPEEVRHVAELARVDLADDEVDRFTRQFAEILEYFETLDEVPEVDTEADLTNVMRPDEVRDSLETTEALENAPETEDGYFKGPNVS; the protein is encoded by the coding sequence ATGAGCGACGACGCCGTCAGCCCGGAGGAGGTCCGCCACGTCGCGGAGCTGGCACGGGTCGACCTCGCAGACGACGAGGTCGACCGGTTCACCCGGCAGTTCGCGGAGATCCTCGAGTACTTCGAGACCCTAGACGAGGTCCCGGAAGTCGATACCGAGGCCGACCTGACGAACGTGATGCGACCCGACGAGGTGCGTGACTCACTCGAGACCACGGAGGCACTCGAGAACGCACCGGAGACCGAAGACGGCTACTTTAAGGGGCCGAACGTCTCGTAA
- a CDS encoding transcription initiation factor IIB, translating into MTDTPIRTHSDERLADDETTTLEDAPDGRQREREREREETDREREECPECGGRLLSDAEHAETVCEECGLVVDEGEIDRGPEWRAFDAAEKDEKSRVGAPTTNMMHDQGLSTNIGWQDKDAYGRALSSRQRQKMQRLRTWNERFRTRDSKERNLKQALGEIDRMASALGLPENVRETASVIYRRALEEDLLPGRSIEGVATASLYASARQAGTPRSLDEISAVSRVEKDEVARTYRYVVRELGLEVKPADPEQYVPRFASDLDLSDETERRARQLLKTAKDSGIHSGKSPVGLAAAAVYAGALLTNEKVTQNDVSDVASISEVTIRNRYHELLEAEGGAVA; encoded by the coding sequence ATGACTGACACCCCGATTCGAACGCACAGCGACGAGCGACTGGCCGACGACGAAACGACGACGCTCGAGGACGCTCCCGACGGTCGCCAGCGGGAGCGGGAGCGAGAGCGAGAGGAGACCGACCGCGAACGCGAGGAGTGCCCCGAGTGTGGCGGTCGGCTCCTCTCCGACGCCGAGCACGCCGAGACCGTCTGTGAGGAGTGTGGGCTCGTCGTCGACGAGGGCGAGATCGACCGCGGTCCCGAGTGGCGCGCGTTCGACGCCGCCGAGAAAGACGAGAAGAGCCGCGTCGGTGCGCCCACCACGAACATGATGCACGACCAGGGCCTGTCGACCAACATCGGCTGGCAGGACAAAGACGCCTACGGTCGGGCGCTCTCGAGTCGGCAGCGCCAGAAGATGCAGCGGCTGCGCACCTGGAACGAGCGCTTCCGCACCCGGGACAGCAAAGAGCGTAACTTAAAGCAGGCCCTCGGTGAGATCGACCGGATGGCCAGCGCACTCGGCCTCCCCGAGAACGTCCGCGAAACCGCGTCGGTCATCTACCGGCGCGCACTCGAGGAGGACCTCCTCCCCGGGCGATCGATCGAGGGCGTCGCGACGGCCTCGCTGTACGCGTCGGCTCGACAGGCTGGCACGCCGCGCAGCCTCGACGAGATCTCGGCGGTCAGCCGCGTCGAGAAAGACGAAGTTGCTCGCACGTACCGCTACGTGGTGCGCGAACTGGGGCTCGAGGTCAAACCCGCCGACCCCGAGCAGTACGTCCCGCGCTTTGCGAGCGACCTCGACCTCTCCGACGAGACCGAACGTCGAGCCCGCCAGTTGCTCAAGACCGCGAAGGATTCGGGCATCCACAGTGGGAAGTCGCCCGTCGGTCTCGCCGCAGCGGCGGTCTACGCCGGCGCGTTGCTGACCAACGAGAAGGTCACCCAGAACGACGTCAGCGACGTCGCGAGCATCTCGGAAGTGACCATCCGCAATCGATACCACGAACTGCTCGAGGCCGAAGGCGGCGCCGTGGCCTGA
- a CDS encoding NRDE family protein gives MCTLTLAWQVFEDAPVVVAANRDESLERDSAPPAVRGDDPTVVAPRDGEAGGTWIGANEHGLFAGITNKWNDADLAGERSRGLLVADTLEAESVEDAAGLVEESTAAIEYEGFYLVLADADCAVCYCWNGDLERIDFDPGVHVVVNAAVDDHVDPPAERSVAAREQAENGRQVRAELEPEPGESHEQWLDRAAVVLGDHDYGVCLHRNGFGTRSSSLLAVGDDLEYRFAAGPPCRTTFEPIDCGPLGRAGCVGGDGRCGERAGEGHI, from the coding sequence GTGTGTACCCTGACGCTCGCCTGGCAAGTCTTCGAGGACGCACCGGTCGTCGTCGCCGCGAACCGTGACGAGTCACTCGAGCGCGACTCCGCCCCACCGGCTGTCCGTGGTGACGATCCGACGGTCGTCGCACCCAGAGACGGCGAGGCGGGTGGAACCTGGATCGGCGCCAACGAACACGGCCTCTTCGCCGGTATCACGAACAAGTGGAACGACGCCGATCTCGCTGGCGAGCGATCCCGTGGCCTGCTGGTTGCCGATACCCTCGAGGCCGAGTCGGTCGAAGACGCTGCCGGCCTCGTCGAGGAATCGACGGCAGCTATCGAGTACGAGGGTTTCTATCTCGTGCTGGCCGACGCCGACTGCGCCGTCTGTTACTGCTGGAACGGCGACCTCGAGCGGATCGACTTCGACCCCGGGGTTCACGTCGTCGTCAACGCCGCCGTCGACGACCACGTCGATCCCCCGGCGGAACGCTCTGTGGCCGCTCGCGAACAGGCCGAAAACGGTCGACAGGTACGAGCCGAACTCGAACCTGAACCCGGCGAGTCCCACGAGCAGTGGCTCGATCGGGCCGCGGTAGTCCTCGGTGACCACGACTACGGCGTCTGCCTCCACCGGAACGGCTTCGGCACCCGATCGTCATCTCTGCTCGCGGTCGGCGACGACCTCGAGTACCGGTTCGCGGCCGGGCCGCCCTGCCGGACGACGTTCGAGCCGATCGACTGCGGTCCGCTCGGTCGGGCCGGTTGTGTCGGAGGAGACGGACGTTGCGGCGAGCGTGCGGGCGAAGGCCACATTTAA
- a CDS encoding PH domain-containing protein, which yields MATDTSATAASAAGPASDDGASVDTADLEWLSLDGGEEVVWAGGPDRRTLLPAFLIGIPLSIVLIGLLIIASEYLRVTNTWYVVTDRALYRKTGILSRDVKRIEHEKVQDISYSQSALGTHFGYGTVEISTAGGSGVEMAFQSVPEPRAVQHLISERVDRGRDDEPGEERPDDVLADILVELQEIRTLLERQESSSDRPDAGTDGGRTTLEWTEDDAAGRADGPSEASDRAAGDRRSRQS from the coding sequence ATGGCAACCGACACCTCCGCGACGGCCGCCAGCGCCGCCGGGCCAGCCAGCGACGATGGAGCCAGTGTCGATACCGCCGACCTCGAGTGGCTCTCACTCGACGGCGGCGAGGAAGTCGTCTGGGCCGGCGGCCCGGATCGCCGGACGCTGCTCCCGGCCTTCCTGATCGGGATCCCGCTCTCGATCGTGCTCATCGGACTGCTCATCATCGCCAGCGAGTACCTTCGAGTCACCAACACCTGGTACGTCGTGACCGATCGCGCACTCTACCGCAAGACGGGCATTCTCTCGCGGGACGTCAAGCGGATCGAACACGAGAAGGTTCAGGACATCTCCTACAGCCAGTCCGCCCTCGGTACGCACTTCGGCTACGGGACCGTCGAGATCAGCACCGCGGGTGGCTCCGGCGTCGAGATGGCCTTCCAGTCGGTCCCGGAACCACGCGCTGTCCAGCACCTGATCAGCGAGCGCGTCGACCGCGGTCGCGACGACGAACCCGGGGAGGAGCGGCCAGACGACGTCCTCGCGGACATCCTCGTCGAACTCCAGGAGATCCGCACGCTGCTCGAGCGACAGGAGTCGTCGAGCGACAGACCGGACGCCGGAACCGACGGCGGGCGAACGACGCTCGAGTGGACGGAAGACGACGCGGCGGGGCGTGCGGACGGACCCAGCGAGGCGAGTGATCGCGCCGCAGGCGACCGGCGTTCGCGCCAGTCATGA
- a CDS encoding helix-turn-helix transcriptional regulator — MSVSTLEAELSEDERAGLELVRESGGIHQSDFWKELDVSSRKGSRIVESLVEKELVDREEAVYDGHNTYYITPTARDLDFTLLMAGDMLSPFIGEEEVDPNSDAFSQWIMNLAYEE, encoded by the coding sequence GTGAGCGTCTCGACGCTCGAAGCCGAACTCTCGGAGGACGAACGCGCCGGTCTCGAGCTGGTCCGGGAGTCCGGTGGTATCCACCAGAGCGACTTCTGGAAGGAACTCGACGTCTCCTCGCGCAAGGGAAGCCGAATCGTCGAATCGCTCGTCGAGAAGGAACTCGTCGACCGCGAGGAGGCCGTCTACGACGGACACAACACCTACTACATCACGCCGACGGCTCGCGACCTGGACTTCACGCTGTTGATGGCCGGCGACATGCTCTCGCCATTTATCGGCGAAGAGGAAGTCGACCCGAACAGTGACGCATTCTCACAGTGGATCATGAACCTCGCCTACGAGGAATAA
- the gatA gene encoding Asp-tRNA(Asn)/Glu-tRNA(Gln) amidotransferase subunit GatA — protein MSENAFITEERIEGAEEGPLAGRTVAVKDNISTEGVRTTCGSAMLAEYVPPYDATVVSRLKEAGATIVGKTNMDEFGMGTTTETSHFGATDNPAAPGHVPGGSSGGSAAAVAAGDADLALGSDTGGSIRCPAAFCGVVGIKPTYGLVSRYGLVAYGNSLEQIGPFANTVEDAAALLDVIAGADDRDATTREPPRGSDGRAGGAREAQGEDDEPNYADAATGDVDGLEIGVPTELLDGADEGVVETFWDAIAALEDEGASYHEVSLPSVEHAVEAYYVIAMSEASSNLARFDGVRYGHSGGFDGNWNETFAQARKEGFGDEVKRRILLGTYALSAGYHDKYYKKAQDARAWVKQDFDEALTEADVLASPTMPIPPFELGESLDDPLQMYLADANTVPVNLADLPAISVPAGETDGLPVGLQLVGPAFGERTIVRAASALA, from the coding sequence ATGTCGGAGAACGCGTTCATCACCGAAGAGAGGATCGAAGGGGCCGAGGAGGGGCCACTCGCCGGTCGAACCGTCGCCGTCAAGGACAACATCTCCACCGAGGGCGTCCGGACGACCTGCGGATCGGCGATGCTCGCCGAGTACGTCCCACCCTACGACGCGACCGTCGTCTCCCGGCTCAAGGAGGCCGGCGCGACCATCGTCGGCAAGACCAACATGGACGAGTTCGGGATGGGAACGACGACCGAGACCTCCCACTTCGGGGCGACGGACAATCCCGCCGCACCCGGTCACGTTCCCGGCGGTTCCTCCGGGGGCTCCGCGGCCGCGGTCGCCGCTGGCGACGCCGATCTCGCACTCGGTTCCGACACCGGCGGTTCGATCCGCTGTCCGGCCGCCTTCTGTGGCGTCGTCGGGATCAAGCCCACCTACGGACTGGTCTCGCGATACGGCCTCGTCGCCTACGGTAACAGTCTCGAGCAGATCGGCCCGTTCGCGAACACCGTCGAAGACGCCGCTGCACTGCTCGACGTGATCGCGGGTGCGGACGACCGGGACGCGACGACTCGCGAGCCGCCACGCGGCTCGGACGGTCGAGCGGGCGGCGCCCGAGAGGCGCAGGGCGAAGACGACGAACCGAACTACGCCGACGCCGCCACCGGCGACGTCGACGGCCTCGAGATTGGTGTCCCCACCGAACTCCTCGATGGGGCCGACGAGGGCGTCGTCGAGACCTTCTGGGACGCCATCGCCGCTCTCGAGGACGAGGGCGCGAGCTACCACGAGGTCTCGCTGCCGTCGGTCGAACACGCCGTCGAGGCCTACTACGTGATCGCGATGTCGGAAGCCTCCTCGAACCTCGCGCGATTCGACGGCGTGCGCTACGGCCACTCCGGTGGTTTCGACGGCAACTGGAACGAGACCTTCGCACAGGCCCGCAAGGAGGGCTTCGGCGACGAGGTCAAACGCCGCATCCTGCTCGGCACCTACGCGCTCTCGGCCGGCTACCACGACAAGTACTACAAGAAGGCACAGGACGCCCGCGCCTGGGTCAAGCAGGACTTCGACGAGGCACTCACCGAGGCCGACGTCCTCGCGTCGCCGACGATGCCGATCCCGCCGTTCGAACTCGGCGAAAGCCTCGACGACCCGCTCCAGATGTATCTCGCAGACGCGAACACCGTGCCCGTGAACCTCGCGGACCTGCCGGCGATCTCCGTCCCGGCCGGCGAGACCGACGGCCTCCCCGTCGGCCTCCAGCTCGTCGGACCGGCGTTCGGCGAACGCACGATCGTTCGTGCCGCCAGCGCGCTGGCCTGA
- a CDS encoding acyl-CoA carboxylase subunit beta, whose protein sequence is MRVRISQGATEAEAAAIAAALSSHLEERIEVVVGDDTEPAAVHEYDGSSSDDDGDDHDAGVADGADRQRSDGRRPTERERRLRAEIRDVHEGGPEKYREQLEQSAKLFVRDRLELWFGGDEDAFLFEDGTFAAFDDWHPDGVGEDTDDRLPADGLLTGGATFEGRDVHFMANDYTVKRGSMAAKGVEKFLRMQQRALKTGKPVLYLMDSSGGRIDQQTGFFANREGIGKYYYNHSMLSGRVPQICVLYGPCIAGAAYTPVFADFTIMVEGMSAMAIASPRMVQMVTGEEIDLEDLGGPQIHARESGSADLVARDEEHARELAAKLLSYLPDNAEESPPRREGRPPAQSPEDIDAVVPQEPNRGYDMHDVIERVVDEDSVLELRPDFGGEIVTAFARIGGRPIGIVANQPASRAGAIFPDAAEKAAQFIWTCDAYGVPLLYLCDTPGFMAGSQVEKDGILEQGKRMIYATSSATVPQQTVVVRKAYGAGIYAMGGPAYDPESVLALPSGEIAIMGPEAAINAVYARKLAEIDDPEERERTENDLRESYREDIDAHRMASEVVIDEIVPPSDLRAQLERRFDFYADLEKSVPAKKHGTVI, encoded by the coding sequence ATGCGCGTTCGGATCTCACAGGGGGCGACCGAGGCCGAGGCCGCAGCGATCGCCGCCGCACTGTCTTCTCACCTCGAGGAACGGATCGAGGTGGTCGTCGGCGACGACACCGAGCCGGCGGCAGTCCACGAGTACGACGGCTCGAGTAGCGACGATGATGGCGACGATCACGACGCCGGGGTCGCTGATGGCGCTGATCGACAGCGTTCGGACGGCAGGAGACCGACCGAACGGGAGCGACGACTTCGAGCGGAGATCCGGGACGTCCACGAGGGCGGTCCCGAGAAGTACCGCGAGCAACTCGAGCAGTCGGCAAAGCTGTTCGTCAGGGACCGACTCGAGCTGTGGTTCGGCGGGGACGAGGATGCTTTCCTGTTCGAAGACGGAACGTTCGCTGCGTTCGACGACTGGCACCCCGACGGCGTCGGTGAGGACACCGACGACCGGCTTCCAGCAGACGGCCTCCTCACGGGCGGCGCAACGTTCGAGGGCCGGGACGTCCACTTCATGGCCAACGATTACACGGTCAAACGCGGCAGCATGGCCGCGAAAGGTGTCGAGAAGTTCCTCCGGATGCAACAGCGCGCGCTGAAGACCGGCAAGCCCGTGCTCTACCTGATGGACTCTTCTGGTGGCCGAATCGACCAGCAGACAGGCTTCTTCGCCAACCGCGAGGGGATCGGGAAGTACTACTACAACCACTCGATGCTCTCGGGCCGCGTTCCGCAGATCTGCGTCCTCTACGGCCCCTGTATCGCCGGTGCTGCCTACACGCCCGTCTTCGCCGACTTCACGATCATGGTCGAGGGCATGTCCGCGATGGCCATCGCCTCTCCCCGGATGGTCCAGATGGTCACCGGCGAGGAGATCGACCTCGAGGACCTCGGCGGACCCCAGATCCACGCCCGGGAGTCGGGATCGGCGGACCTCGTCGCGCGGGACGAAGAACACGCCCGCGAACTCGCGGCGAAATTGCTCTCGTACCTGCCGGACAACGCCGAGGAGTCGCCCCCTCGGCGAGAGGGGCGACCGCCCGCACAGTCGCCCGAGGACATCGACGCGGTCGTCCCGCAGGAACCGAATCGGGGCTACGACATGCACGACGTGATCGAACGCGTCGTCGACGAAGACTCGGTGCTCGAGTTGCGCCCCGACTTCGGCGGTGAAATCGTCACGGCGTTCGCCCGGATCGGCGGGCGACCGATCGGGATCGTGGCGAATCAGCCTGCCTCTCGCGCGGGCGCGATCTTCCCCGACGCTGCCGAGAAGGCCGCCCAGTTCATCTGGACCTGTGACGCCTACGGGGTTCCGTTGCTGTACCTCTGTGATACCCCCGGCTTCATGGCCGGTTCGCAGGTCGAGAAAGACGGGATCTTAGAGCAGGGAAAGCGGATGATCTACGCGACATCGTCTGCGACGGTCCCCCAGCAGACCGTCGTCGTCCGCAAGGCCTACGGCGCGGGAATCTACGCGATGGGCGGGCCGGCCTACGATCCCGAGAGCGTCCTCGCGCTCCCTTCGGGCGAAATCGCCATCATGGGTCCCGAGGCGGCGATCAACGCCGTCTACGCGCGAAAGCTGGCCGAGATCGACGACCCCGAAGAGCGCGAGCGCACCGAGAACGACCTCCGGGAGTCCTACCGCGAAGACATCGATGCCCACCGGATGGCGAGCGAGGTCGTCATCGACGAAATAGTCCCGCCGAGTGATCTCCGTGCGCAACTCGAGCGCCGGTTCGACTTCTACGCCGACCTCGAGAAGTCGGTCCCCGCCAAGAAACACGGGACGGTCATCTGA
- a CDS encoding PH domain-containing protein — translation MSDDSRTTGGTRVELTDGDRPGDEPPWLTLERGETVDWVGGPRIQSAYPWIALGVVVSLAVVGAVVLEAVSPLAVGLIPFVAIPALWAALGISRTAYAITSQRIAIRTGVLGVSVTTVGLERVQNTAVSQHPLGTLIGYGTVTIETASGTELTFRNVDAPNAVHERIDRRRDRRASSDVPGSREDWLAVREEVRGWRRALERRG, via the coding sequence ATGAGCGACGACAGTCGAACGACTGGCGGAACCCGCGTCGAGTTGACCGACGGCGACCGTCCCGGCGACGAGCCACCGTGGCTCACACTCGAGCGCGGCGAAACCGTCGACTGGGTCGGCGGTCCACGCATCCAGTCTGCGTACCCCTGGATCGCACTCGGCGTCGTCGTTTCGCTCGCGGTCGTCGGGGCAGTGGTGCTCGAGGCCGTCTCCCCACTCGCTGTGGGACTGATTCCGTTCGTTGCTATCCCGGCGCTGTGGGCCGCCCTGGGAATTTCGCGGACGGCGTACGCGATCACCAGCCAGCGAATCGCCATCAGGACCGGCGTTCTCGGCGTCAGCGTCACGACGGTCGGCCTCGAGCGCGTCCAGAACACGGCGGTCAGCCAGCATCCCCTCGGGACGCTGATCGGCTACGGGACCGTCACGATCGAGACCGCCTCCGGTACCGAACTCACGTTCCGGAACGTCGACGCGCCGAACGCGGTCCACGAACGAATCGACCGGCGACGCGACCGCAGAGCCTCGAGCGACGTTCCGGGCTCACGCGAGGACTGGCTGGCGGTTCGTGAAGAGGTCCGCGGCTGGCGACGCGCCCTCGAGCGTCGGGGATAA
- a CDS encoding DUF5658 family protein, whose translation MRSDGAYTHHRLPIDVSPVALERALWVLVALSLVGDVVTTFVGLHLGLAESNPIARTAIDGYGLLGMLGLKAFAVGVGLACRPVLPLAYRPIIPAGLAAPWTIAVVLNVYTISTVV comes from the coding sequence ATGCGTTCAGACGGTGCGTACACGCACCACCGACTGCCGATCGACGTCTCTCCGGTCGCCTTAGAGCGCGCCCTCTGGGTACTCGTGGCGCTCTCGCTCGTGGGTGACGTCGTGACGACGTTCGTGGGCCTGCATCTCGGGCTCGCCGAGTCGAATCCGATCGCACGGACCGCCATCGACGGCTACGGCCTCCTCGGTATGCTGGGGCTGAAGGCGTTCGCCGTCGGCGTCGGTCTCGCCTGTCGGCCCGTGTTACCGCTCGCGTACCGGCCGATAATCCCGGCGGGACTGGCCGCGCCGTGGACTATCGCCGTCGTGCTCAACGTCTACACGATATCGACGGTGGTCTGA
- a CDS encoding class I adenylate-forming enzyme family protein: MTGVREWPSSDVLAHRAETTPDATAVVDADHDCSWTFAGFDRRVDVVAASLASHVEAGDRLGLLLDTGIAFAEVYFAATRLGVELVPLHVRETAPELASKAERTDLDALVCEEATEATALEIVDGPVLSVADPDRAEVHELEVPALERPVEPAAGEVPANPADPDATHLVLFTSGTSGEPKAVRLTVGNLLASATASAFRLGVDHADRWLCCLPMYHMGGLAPLVRSTLYGTTVVIQRTFDPDATARVFEAYDVTGVSLVPTMCKRLLESGWQPPESLRFVLLGGAPASAELLERCHAADVPVYPTYGMTETASQIATATPAEALEYGGTVGQPLVVTDVTVVDDDGGPVETGEIGEFVVSGPTVSPGYLDPDHTDAAFTEHGLRTGDVGRRDDDGRLWVLNRRSDRILTGGENVDPGEVVDVLRSHPDVEDAAVVGLPDEEWGERVGSLLVPMRGRSRGDRAGVVGDLSMDAHLDFGSVLEHCDDRLAGFKRPKTIAVIDALPRTASGTVDRQAVRDRLLEDGVDVTARR; encoded by the coding sequence ATGACCGGCGTTCGCGAGTGGCCCTCGAGTGACGTCCTCGCCCACCGCGCGGAGACGACGCCGGACGCGACGGCGGTCGTCGACGCCGATCACGACTGCTCGTGGACCTTCGCCGGATTCGATCGGCGGGTCGACGTCGTCGCCGCGTCGCTCGCGAGCCACGTCGAGGCGGGTGACCGACTCGGCCTCCTGCTCGATACCGGCATCGCGTTCGCCGAGGTGTACTTCGCCGCGACGCGTCTCGGCGTGGAACTCGTCCCGTTGCACGTCCGAGAGACCGCTCCAGAACTCGCCTCGAAGGCCGAACGAACGGATCTCGACGCGCTCGTCTGTGAGGAAGCGACCGAGGCCACAGCCCTCGAGATCGTCGACGGCCCCGTGCTATCGGTAGCCGATCCCGACCGGGCGGAGGTTCACGAACTCGAGGTGCCGGCACTCGAGAGGCCGGTGGAACCGGCGGCCGGGGAGGTTCCCGCCAACCCTGCCGATCCCGACGCCACTCACCTCGTCCTGTTCACGTCGGGCACTTCCGGCGAGCCGAAAGCCGTTCGGTTGACCGTCGGCAACCTGCTGGCGAGCGCGACCGCCTCGGCGTTTCGCCTGGGTGTCGATCACGCGGATCGCTGGCTCTGCTGTCTCCCGATGTACCACATGGGCGGGCTCGCACCGCTCGTCCGCTCGACGCTGTACGGGACGACCGTCGTGATCCAGCGAACGTTCGACCCCGACGCGACCGCTCGCGTCTTCGAGGCCTACGACGTCACCGGCGTCTCGCTCGTCCCGACGATGTGCAAACGGCTACTCGAGTCGGGCTGGCAACCGCCCGAATCGCTACGGTTCGTCCTCCTCGGGGGCGCACCCGCGTCCGCGGAGTTACTCGAGCGCTGTCACGCGGCCGACGTTCCGGTCTACCCGACCTACGGAATGACCGAAACCGCCTCACAGATCGCGACGGCGACGCCCGCGGAGGCGCTCGAGTACGGTGGCACGGTCGGCCAGCCACTCGTCGTCACCGACGTGACGGTCGTCGACGACGACGGTGGCCCCGTCGAGACGGGTGAAATCGGCGAGTTCGTCGTCTCGGGTCCGACCGTGAGTCCCGGATACCTCGACCCAGACCACACCGACGCGGCGTTCACCGAACACGGACTGCGGACCGGCGACGTCGGCCGCCGGGACGACGACGGCAGGCTCTGGGTCCTCAATCGACGGAGTGACCGCATCCTCACCGGTGGCGAGAACGTCGATCCCGGGGAAGTCGTCGACGTCCTTCGATCACACCCGGACGTCGAGGACGCAGCCGTCGTCGGCCTTCCAGACGAGGAGTGGGGGGAGCGCGTTGGTTCGCTTCTCGTCCCCATGCGGGGCCGCTCCCGCGGTGACAGGGCCGGCGTCGTCGGCGACCTCTCGATGGACGCCCACCTCGACTTCGGCTCCGTACTCGAGCACTGCGACGATCGACTGGCCGGGTTCAAACGTCCGAAGACGATCGCTGTCATCGACGCGCTCCCGCGAACGGCCTCGGGAACGGTCGACCGACAGGCCGTCCGCGACCGACTGCTCGAGGACGGAGTCGACGTGACGGCGCGTCGGTGA